A section of the Entelurus aequoreus isolate RoL-2023_Sb linkage group LG21, RoL_Eaeq_v1.1, whole genome shotgun sequence genome encodes:
- the cldn23.1 gene encoding claudin 23a produces MPRRSAQEWMRRSLRTPGIFIFGLVLAPCGWVLNLTATVAPNWRTLDEIPDTPSNEFIEQGIWDICRSVTTSTSSTCNLDDSTYFNNQIIEVARGLMVAGLVLTLVGLAVAIPGVRCWKDRPNWVVAGLGGLLIFISGVLTIIPIAWYTHILPDITTVTPRVNVQVGYCIVLGYIGGIFEVLGGFVMFIGICRCCGGKNRGEVQVTENLRSRFSTRQPTPQPRRVDVPTLSRDRSPAPSSVPYIRDTLDDDISFPRAKSPAARSANTSYSGRPYDADL; encoded by the coding sequence ATGCCGAGGCGATCAGCACAGGAATGGATGCGCCGGTCTTTGCGCACGCCCGGCATTTTCATCTTTGGTCTGGTTCTGGCCCCGTGCGGCTGGGTGCTCAACCTCACTGCCACCGTCGCCCCAAACTGGAGGACCCTGGACGAAATCCCAGACACACCGAGCAACGAGTTCATCGAGCAAGGCATCTGGGACATCTGCCGGTCCGTCACCACCTCCACGTCGTCCACGTGCAACCTGGATGACAGCACGTACTTCAATAACCAGATCATCGAAGTGGCTCGAGGTCTCATGGTGGCCGGTTTGGTCCTCACCCTGGTGGGACTGGCCGTGGCGATCCCAGGGGTCCGCTGTTGGAAAGACCGACCCAATTGGGTGGTGGCCGGCCTGGGCGGCCTGCTGATCTTCATCTCCGGGGTTCTAACCATCATCCCCATTGCCTGGTACACGCACATCCTGCCTGACATCACCACGGTGACGCCGAGAGTCAACGTGCAGGTGGGTTACTGTATCGTGCTGGGCTACATCGGCGGCATCTTTGAGGTGCTGGGCGGCTTTGTCATGTTCATTGGGATCTGTCGCTGTTGTGGCGGGAAGAACCGCGGCGAGGTGCAGGTGACCGAGAACTTGCGCAGCCGCTTCAGCACACGCCAACCGACGCCACAGCCGAGACGCGTGGATGTGCCCACCCTGAGCCGGGACCGCAGCCCCGCCCCGAGCAGCGTCCCTTACATCCGCGACACCCTGGACGACGACATCTCCTTCCCCCGTGCCAAGAGCCCAGCGGCGCGGTCGGCCAACACGTCCTACAGCGGGAGACCCTATGATGCAGACTTGTAA